One genomic region from Nymphaea colorata isolate Beijing-Zhang1983 chromosome 12, ASM883128v2, whole genome shotgun sequence encodes:
- the LOC116265301 gene encoding glycine-rich cell wall structural protein-like isoform X2, whose product MAGEVVRKVGILRWLLCLSLLSSGAVGRVWKGDEQYKDEDFFFFGKGAGIGFGEGVGFGGGKGGFVFGKGGGIGAGGGVVGGIGGGFGGGAGAGGGVIGVFGGGQGGGLGGGVGGGVGGGHGGGVGGVGGGIGGGHGGGVGVGHGEGGGVGYGHGGGPGGGYGGGVGGGHGGGPGGGYGGGVGGGHGGGPGGGYGGGVGGGHGGGPGGGYGGGVGGGHGGGPGGGYGGGVGGGHGGNPRGGYGGGVGGGHGGSPGGGIGYGHDGGGHGGGGHAGGVSGGIGGLHGGAVGGHGHGGGGIGGGHGGSVGGGHGGGGGIGGGHGGSVGGGHGGGVGGSIGGGHGSGVGGIVGGVHGGSAGGGVGGSHGGGVGGGIGGGAGGGHGGGVGGGIGGGAGGGHGGGVGGGEGGGHGGSVGGGVGGGAGVGGGHGGGVVGGVGGGAGGGAGGAIGGGVGGGFGKGGVIGGGFGTGGGIIGGVIGGIGGGVGGIGGGFGKGGGLGGGIGGIGGDIGNGGGLGGGGFGKGGGFGGGIGGIGGGFGKGGGFGGGIGGLGGLGGEFGNGGGFGFAGGKGLGFGGIGGIGGGFGGLGGGAGGGIIGGHGIVIP is encoded by the exons ATGGCGGGAGAGGTGGTGAGAAAGGTAGGCATTTTGCGGTGGCTGCTGTGCCTCAGCCTTCTTTCGAGTGGCGCTGTGGGGAGAGTGTGGAAGGGCGATGAGCAGTATAAGGATGAggacttctttttctttggtaaAGGGGCAGGAATTGGGTTCGGGGAGGGAGTGGGGTTTGGTGGTGGCAAAGGAGGGTTCGTTTTCGGTAAAGGAGGAGGGATTGGAGCAGGGGGAGGAGTTGTAGGAGGCATTGGTGGTGGATTTGGAggtggtgctggtgctggtggtGGAGTCATTGGAGTGTTTGGTGGGGGTCAAGGTGGCGGATTGGGTGGTGGTGTAGGTGGTGGTGTCGGCGGTGGGCATGGTGGTGGTGTAGGTGGTGTTGGTGGAGGCATTGGTGGAGGTCATGGTGGCGGTGTTGGTGTTGGACATGGTGAGGGTGGAGGCGTTGGCTACGGGCATGGTGGTGGCCCTGGTGGAGGATATGGTGGTG GTGTAGGTGGAGGCCATGGTGGTGGCCCTGGTGGAGGATATGGTGGTGGTGTAGGTGGAGGCCATGGTGGTGGCCCTGGTGGAGGATATGGTGGTGGTGTAGGTGGAGGCCATGGTGGTGGCCCTGGTGGAGGATATGGTGGTGGTGTAGGTGGAGGCCATGGTGGTGGCCCTGGTGGAGGATATGGTGGTGGTGTAGGTGGAGGCCATGGTGGTAACCCTCGTGGAGGATATGGTGGTGGTGTAGGTGGAGGCCATGGTGGTAGCCCTGGTGGAGGCATTGGCTACGGGCATGATGGTGGAGGCCATGGTGGTGGAGGTCACGCTGGTGGTGTAAGTGGTGGTATTGGTGGCCTCCATGGTGGTGCTGTTGGAGGCCATggccatggtggtggtggtattGGGGGAGGCCATGGTGGTAGTGTTGGTGGAggccatggtggtggtggtggtattGGGGGAGGCCATGGTGGTAGTGTTGGTGGAGGCCATGGTGGTGGTGTAGGTGGTAGTATTGGTGGAGGGCATGGTAGTGGTGTAGGTGGTATTGTTGGTGGAGTCCATGGAGGTAGTGCAGGAGGTGGCGTTGGTGGAAGTCACGGTGGTGGTGTAGGAGGTGGAATTGGTGGTGGTGCAGGTGGAGGTCACGGTGGCGGTGTAGGAGGTGGAATTGGTGGTGGTGCAGGTGGAGGTCACGGTGGCGGTGTAGGAGGTGGTGAAGGTGGAGGTCACGGTGGCAGTGTAGGAGGTGGAGTTGGTGGTGGTGCAGGTGTTGGCGGAGGCCATGGTGGTGGCGTTGTTGGCGGTGTCGGTGGTGGGGCTGGAGGAGGTGCTGGCGGTGCCATCGGTGGTGGGGTTGGTGGAGGTTTCGGTAAGGGCGGTGTAATTGGTGGAGGTTTTGGCACAGGTGGTGGAATAATTGGTGGTGTGATTGGTGGAATTGGTGGTGGAGTTGGCGGCATAGGTGGTGGCTTCGGCAAAGGAGGAGGACTAGGTGGTGGAATTGGTGGGATAGGTGGTGACATCGGTAATGGTGGAGGACTCGGTGGTGGCGGCTTTGGCAAAGGTGGAGGTTTCGGTGGCGGAATTGGCGGAATAGGTGGTGGCTTTGGCAAAGGTGGAGGATTTGGTGGTGGAATTGGTGGACTTGGTGGACTTGGTGGAGAATTCGGAAATGGTGGAGGATTTGGATTTGCTGGAGGAAAAGGCCTAGGATTTGGTGGCATTGGAGGCATTGGTGGTGGATTTGGCGGACTTGGTGGAGGTGCCGGTGGTGGCATTATCGGAGGCCATGGGATTGTGATTCCCTAG
- the LOC116265301 gene encoding glycine-rich cell wall structural protein-like isoform X1, whose amino-acid sequence MAGEVVRKVGILRWLLCLSLLSSGAVGRVWKGDEQYKDEDFFFFGKGAGIGFGEGVGFGGGKGGFVFGKGGGIGAGGGVVGGIGGGFGGGAGAGGGVIGVFGGGQGGGLGGGVGGGVGGGHGGGVGGVGGGIGGGHGGGVGVGHGEGGGVGYGHGGGPGGGYGGGVGGGHGGGPGGGVGGGHGGGPGGGYGGGVGGGHGGGPGGGYGGGVGGGHGGGPGGGYGGGVGGGHGGGPGGGYGGGVGGGHGGNPRGGYGGGVGGGHGGSPGGGIGYGHDGGGHGGGGHAGGVSGGIGGLHGGAVGGHGHGGGGIGGGHGGSVGGGHGGGGGIGGGHGGSVGGGHGGGVGGSIGGGHGSGVGGIVGGVHGGSAGGGVGGSHGGGVGGGIGGGAGGGHGGGVGGGIGGGAGGGHGGGVGGGEGGGHGGSVGGGVGGGAGVGGGHGGGVVGGVGGGAGGGAGGAIGGGVGGGFGKGGVIGGGFGTGGGIIGGVIGGIGGGVGGIGGGFGKGGGLGGGIGGIGGDIGNGGGLGGGGFGKGGGFGGGIGGIGGGFGKGGGFGGGIGGLGGLGGEFGNGGGFGFAGGKGLGFGGIGGIGGGFGGLGGGAGGGIIGGHGIVIP is encoded by the coding sequence ATGGCGGGAGAGGTGGTGAGAAAGGTAGGCATTTTGCGGTGGCTGCTGTGCCTCAGCCTTCTTTCGAGTGGCGCTGTGGGGAGAGTGTGGAAGGGCGATGAGCAGTATAAGGATGAggacttctttttctttggtaaAGGGGCAGGAATTGGGTTCGGGGAGGGAGTGGGGTTTGGTGGTGGCAAAGGAGGGTTCGTTTTCGGTAAAGGAGGAGGGATTGGAGCAGGGGGAGGAGTTGTAGGAGGCATTGGTGGTGGATTTGGAggtggtgctggtgctggtggtGGAGTCATTGGAGTGTTTGGTGGGGGTCAAGGTGGCGGATTGGGTGGTGGTGTAGGTGGTGGTGTCGGCGGTGGGCATGGTGGTGGTGTAGGTGGTGTTGGTGGAGGCATTGGTGGAGGTCATGGTGGCGGTGTTGGTGTTGGACATGGTGAGGGTGGAGGCGTTGGCTACGGGCATGGTGGTGGCCCTGGTGGAGGATATGGTGGTGGTGTAGGTGGAGGCCATGGTGGTGGCCCTGGTGGAGGTGTAGGTGGAGGCCATGGTGGTGGCCCTGGTGGAGGATATGGTGGTGGTGTAGGTGGAGGCCATGGTGGTGGCCCTGGTGGAGGATATGGTGGTGGTGTAGGTGGAGGCCATGGTGGTGGCCCTGGTGGAGGATATGGTGGTGGTGTAGGTGGAGGCCATGGTGGTGGCCCTGGTGGAGGATATGGTGGTGGTGTAGGTGGAGGCCATGGTGGTAACCCTCGTGGAGGATATGGTGGTGGTGTAGGTGGAGGCCATGGTGGTAGCCCTGGTGGAGGCATTGGCTACGGGCATGATGGTGGAGGCCATGGTGGTGGAGGTCACGCTGGTGGTGTAAGTGGTGGTATTGGTGGCCTCCATGGTGGTGCTGTTGGAGGCCATggccatggtggtggtggtattGGGGGAGGCCATGGTGGTAGTGTTGGTGGAggccatggtggtggtggtggtattGGGGGAGGCCATGGTGGTAGTGTTGGTGGAGGCCATGGTGGTGGTGTAGGTGGTAGTATTGGTGGAGGGCATGGTAGTGGTGTAGGTGGTATTGTTGGTGGAGTCCATGGAGGTAGTGCAGGAGGTGGCGTTGGTGGAAGTCACGGTGGTGGTGTAGGAGGTGGAATTGGTGGTGGTGCAGGTGGAGGTCACGGTGGCGGTGTAGGAGGTGGAATTGGTGGTGGTGCAGGTGGAGGTCACGGTGGCGGTGTAGGAGGTGGTGAAGGTGGAGGTCACGGTGGCAGTGTAGGAGGTGGAGTTGGTGGTGGTGCAGGTGTTGGCGGAGGCCATGGTGGTGGCGTTGTTGGCGGTGTCGGTGGTGGGGCTGGAGGAGGTGCTGGCGGTGCCATCGGTGGTGGGGTTGGTGGAGGTTTCGGTAAGGGCGGTGTAATTGGTGGAGGTTTTGGCACAGGTGGTGGAATAATTGGTGGTGTGATTGGTGGAATTGGTGGTGGAGTTGGCGGCATAGGTGGTGGCTTCGGCAAAGGAGGAGGACTAGGTGGTGGAATTGGTGGGATAGGTGGTGACATCGGTAATGGTGGAGGACTCGGTGGTGGCGGCTTTGGCAAAGGTGGAGGTTTCGGTGGCGGAATTGGCGGAATAGGTGGTGGCTTTGGCAAAGGTGGAGGATTTGGTGGTGGAATTGGTGGACTTGGTGGACTTGGTGGAGAATTCGGAAATGGTGGAGGATTTGGATTTGCTGGAGGAAAAGGCCTAGGATTTGGTGGCATTGGAGGCATTGGTGGTGGATTTGGCGGACTTGGTGGAGGTGCCGGTGGTGGCATTATCGGAGGCCATGGGATTGTGATTCCCTAG